One Vibrio sp. CDRSL-10 TSBA genomic region harbors:
- a CDS encoding CidA/LrgA family protein: MAKTIAQYIVSFLLIFLCLLAGTNLQSWLEVSIPGSIIGMLILFGLLASGLVPVAWVKPGANVFIRYMVLLFVPVSVGLMVHLDMLAANIWIILASAIGGTTLVIVTLGFILDRLLKRGNKSCG, from the coding sequence ATGGCAAAAACCATCGCACAATATATTGTTTCATTCTTACTGATTTTTCTCTGTCTGCTGGCAGGAACCAATCTGCAAAGCTGGCTGGAAGTCTCTATTCCGGGCAGCATTATCGGCATGCTGATTTTATTCGGCCTGCTGGCCAGCGGCCTGGTACCGGTCGCCTGGGTTAAACCGGGAGCCAACGTCTTTATTCGCTATATGGTGCTGTTGTTTGTACCGGTCAGCGTCGGCTTAATGGTTCACCTTGATATGCTGGCCGCCAATATCTGGATCATTCTTGCCAGCGCCATCGGCGGCACCACGCTGGTGATTGTCACACTAGGGTTTATCCTCGATCGTCTACTAAAAAGAGGCAATAAATCATGTGGTTAA
- the cdd gene encoding cytidine deaminase, whose translation MRSRIEQALAGMPQPVREYLAPIVLADDFDATLSSDQFNQLRAIAEMSDAELRVALLPMAAAYAYVPISEFYVGAIVRGLSGRLYFGGNMEFSGAQLNQTIHAEQAAISHAWMKGEEGLADVTVNYSPCGHCRQFMNELNTSQTLTIQLPEREEKSLQYYLPESFGPSDLGIESALMAKVDHGKTSDEDDALLQHALSALNRSHSPYTNNLSGVALQTQNGQVYLGSYAENAAFNPSLPPLQVALIQVRMAGEEFEQIQAAALVEMNSGRISHLAATQSTLEVIHPDIPMTYLSLD comes from the coding sequence ATGAGAAGCCGTATTGAACAGGCGCTGGCAGGCATGCCACAACCCGTCAGAGAATATCTGGCTCCGATAGTGCTGGCTGATGACTTTGACGCGACTTTGTCTTCCGATCAATTTAACCAGTTACGGGCCATCGCAGAAATGAGCGATGCCGAACTGCGTGTCGCCTTGCTGCCCATGGCAGCAGCATATGCTTACGTGCCGATTTCGGAATTTTATGTCGGTGCGATCGTGCGCGGTCTGTCCGGTCGCCTCTATTTTGGCGGTAACATGGAGTTTTCAGGAGCGCAACTGAACCAGACCATTCACGCGGAGCAAGCGGCCATCAGCCATGCCTGGATGAAAGGCGAAGAAGGACTGGCAGACGTTACGGTCAACTACAGTCCCTGCGGCCACTGTCGTCAGTTTATGAATGAGCTCAACACGTCGCAAACGCTGACGATTCAGTTACCGGAGCGCGAAGAAAAGTCACTGCAATACTATCTGCCTGAATCGTTCGGCCCGTCAGATCTTGGCATCGAATCCGCACTGATGGCGAAGGTTGACCATGGTAAAACCAGCGATGAAGACGATGCGTTACTGCAACACGCTCTCAGTGCGCTGAATCGCAGCCATTCACCTTACACCAACAATCTGAGCGGCGTAGCCCTGCAAACTCAGAACGGGCAGGTTTATCTGGGTTCATACGCAGAGAATGCAGCATTCAACCCCAGCCTGCCACCACTCCAGGTTGCTCTGATTCAGGTTCGCATGGCCGGCGAAGAGTTTGAGCAGATCCAGGCCGCTGCCCTGGTTGAAATGAACTCAGGTCGCATCAGTCATCTGGCTGCAACCCAGTCAACGCTGGAAGTCATCCATCCTGATATCCCGATGACCTATCTGTCACTGGACTGA
- a CDS encoding GGDEF domain-containing phosphodiesterase, producing MIAIRNCAVEQFYQQLERGQNKFETFMRRSDDSEIACFVEATVLQDKAQKSVMIAVQDISEQKQQAELIQTLTQYDPISGLLNRPTLLHAIRRQLRKQEQGQEFSIVYFNASRLKEIDEVYGHDIYDACVRHFADTLKRYFIKDDVGRISEQEFTVCYTGSQKRLERMSNHILALYRQKITLHDTELDLGLKGALLPSSIEFESVENMAHCGHFAVTHQDTMGISPLIVVTPQLFEQTQESLVLNRDIVAALKNREFIAHYQPIVKADTGQVVGFEALARWIHPQLGMVSPAVFIPLAEERKLIVELGEQILEQACQFLHTLQSSSDELRRLSIHVNISSPHFHHNSLVETLQRMMAQYQLAPGQLVLELTESILLGVEEETQQRMEAVKAHGVQLALDDFGTGYSSFSSLCNFPLDIVKLDKSYIDRLETNEKAKSLIRNIIHMSQELGLTTVAEGVENGAQLRKLNVWNVDEIQGYYFYKPMDAEQALQTFGPK from the coding sequence GTGATAGCAATCAGAAACTGTGCGGTAGAGCAGTTCTATCAGCAGCTTGAGCGTGGTCAAAATAAGTTCGAGACCTTTATGCGTCGCAGCGATGACAGTGAAATTGCCTGTTTTGTCGAAGCGACGGTGCTGCAGGATAAAGCTCAGAAGTCGGTGATGATCGCGGTGCAGGACATCAGTGAGCAGAAGCAGCAGGCCGAACTGATTCAGACTCTGACCCAATACGATCCGATATCCGGTTTGCTCAACCGGCCGACCTTGCTGCATGCAATACGTCGCCAGTTACGTAAACAGGAGCAAGGGCAGGAGTTTTCGATTGTTTATTTCAATGCTTCTCGTTTGAAAGAGATCGATGAAGTCTACGGGCACGACATCTATGACGCTTGTGTGCGTCATTTTGCCGATACCTTGAAGCGCTACTTTATCAAAGATGACGTTGGCCGTATTAGTGAACAGGAGTTCACCGTTTGCTATACCGGCTCGCAGAAACGTCTAGAACGGATGTCGAATCATATTCTTGCGCTCTATCGCCAGAAAATTACCTTGCATGACACTGAATTGGATCTTGGTCTGAAAGGAGCACTGCTGCCTTCATCCATCGAGTTTGAAAGTGTCGAGAATATGGCGCATTGTGGTCATTTTGCGGTCACACACCAGGATACGATGGGGATCTCGCCGTTGATTGTGGTCACTCCGCAATTGTTTGAACAAACACAGGAATCTTTGGTTCTGAATCGAGATATCGTCGCCGCTTTGAAAAATCGTGAGTTCATTGCTCATTATCAGCCGATAGTTAAAGCAGATACCGGCCAGGTTGTGGGGTTTGAAGCTCTGGCTCGCTGGATTCATCCTCAGTTGGGGATGGTCTCGCCGGCGGTATTCATTCCGCTGGCAGAGGAGCGCAAACTGATTGTTGAGCTGGGTGAGCAGATTCTTGAGCAGGCGTGTCAGTTTTTACACACTTTACAAAGCAGCAGTGATGAGCTGCGCCGGCTGAGTATCCACGTTAACATTTCCAGCCCGCACTTCCACCACAACAGCTTGGTAGAGACGCTGCAGCGTATGATGGCGCAGTACCAGTTAGCGCCCGGGCAGCTGGTACTTGAACTGACGGAAAGTATCCTGCTTGGTGTGGAAGAAGAAACCCAGCAACGGATGGAAGCGGTCAAAGCGCACGGAGTCCAGTTAGCGCTGGATGACTTTGGTACCGGTTATTCATCGTTTAGTTCATTATGTAATTTCCCGCTCGATATCGTGAAACTGGATAAGTCCTATATTGACCGTCTTGAGACCAATGAGAAAGCCAAGTCGCTGATCCGTAATATCATCCATATGTCACAAGAACTGGGGTTAACGACAGTGGCAGAAGGCGTGGAAAACGGCGCTCAGTTGAGAAAACTCAATGTCTGGAATGTCGATGAAATCCAGGGTTATTACTTTTACAAGCCAATGGATGCAGAGCAGGCCCTGCAGACGTTTGGCCCAAAGTAG
- a CDS encoding methyl-accepting chemotaxis protein: MSRRLRIAARTSLAFGVLGVITLVLGIFSLLQLSKLNDTTDVLTLHRMPAIMAVDDLRRDTLLIQVRLNQLSDAQNQKEISDLVESIDAISKRYDASERRMLGFSQSADSQRLYHQVKKLNDDLMSSLPALIKLSEPGNMVAAIAYREQTVMPIAVELRKVLDEYARYQHQRAEEDNNAATENYQQSKAWVIGGIVSSLVVMGLLAFFYTRSLVTPLRHAVAIAQTIATGDLTQRFSDDHRDEAADMLRALADMQNQLKEAMSLISDSSQQLATTSEELSAVTKQSSSTIEQQSDQVNLAATAVSELTSAIDEVARSANSTSDNAEVVDSKTQQGKVKIVETISTVDTLKNEIQLSEQSVIALADSIRQISSVLDVIRNIADQTNLLALNAAIEAARAGENGRGFAVVADEVRALAHRTQTSTKDIEVMIAEVGAETDKAVQNMHNSNEMASLTLDIANAAGAAFEEISALISSINDQNATIASAAEEQSTVAREVDQNLVYIRDLSIQASAGADQTSASSTELAKLAEHLNQLVKRFKF; encoded by the coding sequence ATGAGTCGTCGTTTAAGAATAGCAGCCAGAACTTCGTTGGCGTTTGGGGTGCTGGGGGTAATTACTCTAGTTTTAGGTATTTTTTCTTTGTTGCAGTTGTCGAAGCTCAACGACACCACCGATGTACTGACCTTACATCGTATGCCCGCAATCATGGCGGTGGATGACCTGAGGCGAGACACTTTGTTGATTCAGGTGCGGCTAAATCAATTGTCTGATGCGCAAAACCAAAAAGAAATTAGTGATTTAGTCGAATCTATTGATGCTATTTCCAAACGTTACGATGCCTCTGAGAGAAGAATGCTAGGTTTTTCACAATCTGCGGACTCCCAGCGTTTATATCATCAGGTTAAGAAGCTAAACGACGATTTGATGTCTTCGCTCCCGGCACTGATCAAGCTGAGTGAGCCTGGCAATATGGTAGCGGCGATCGCATACCGTGAGCAAACTGTGATGCCTATTGCAGTCGAGTTAAGAAAAGTGCTTGATGAATATGCCCGATACCAGCACCAGCGTGCCGAAGAAGACAACAACGCGGCGACAGAAAATTATCAGCAATCAAAGGCCTGGGTAATTGGCGGTATTGTCAGCTCCTTGGTGGTGATGGGGCTGCTTGCTTTCTTCTATACTCGTAGTCTGGTGACACCTCTGCGTCATGCTGTTGCGATTGCTCAAACTATCGCAACCGGCGATTTAACCCAGCGTTTCTCTGATGATCATCGCGATGAAGCAGCAGATATGCTGCGTGCCTTAGCCGACATGCAAAACCAGCTCAAAGAAGCGATGTCACTGATTTCAGACTCGTCACAACAGCTTGCAACCACTTCTGAAGAGCTCAGCGCTGTGACTAAGCAGTCGTCTTCGACCATCGAACAGCAAAGTGATCAGGTTAATCTGGCGGCAACGGCGGTGAGCGAACTGACCAGTGCCATTGATGAAGTGGCTCGTTCGGCCAACTCGACCAGTGATAATGCTGAAGTGGTGGACAGTAAAACCCAGCAGGGTAAAGTGAAGATCGTAGAGACCATTAGTACAGTCGACACATTGAAAAATGAAATTCAGCTGTCAGAGCAGAGCGTTATCGCTCTGGCTGACAGTATCCGACAAATCAGCTCGGTGCTGGATGTTATCCGCAATATTGCTGACCAGACCAATCTGCTGGCACTGAACGCGGCGATTGAAGCGGCGCGCGCCGGGGAAAATGGCCGTGGATTTGCGGTTGTGGCCGATGAAGTGCGCGCTCTGGCGCATCGTACCCAAACGTCCACTAAGGATATCGAGGTGATGATTGCAGAAGTGGGCGCGGAAACCGACAAAGCGGTGCAGAATATGCATAACAGTAATGAGATGGCGAGTTTAACTCTGGATATTGCCAATGCTGCCGGTGCGGCATTCGAAGAGATATCAGCACTGATTTCCAGCATCAATGATCAGAATGCGACGATCGCCAGTGCAGCGGAAGAGCAGTCTACGGTGGCGAGAGAGGTGGACCAGAACTTGGTGTACATCCGCGATTTGTCGATTCAGGCGTCTGCCGGGGCCGACCAGACCTCAGCCTCGAGTACTGAACTGGCCAAACTGGCCGAACACCTGAATCAGTTGGTGAAACGCTTTAAATTCTGA
- a CDS encoding CidB/LrgB family autolysis modulator gives MWLIVTVLVFFFARWVAKKARSPFVNPLLVCIAILIPLLLALKVPFETYYADNRWISYLLQPAVVALAFPLYEQLPQIRANWRIIMLACGVGSVMSMLSASLIAVSMHADITLIAALMAKSVTTPIAMEVASNLGGEPAVAAIMVLLVGLFGAIMAYPIYNLLNISHPIAKGLTMGTVSHALGTATCAEKDPRDAAFSSLALVVCGVITSILAPTVFSLALWLSSL, from the coding sequence ATGTGGTTAATTGTTACTGTACTGGTTTTTTTCTTTGCCCGTTGGGTCGCCAAAAAGGCACGTTCCCCTTTTGTGAATCCGTTGTTGGTCTGTATCGCGATACTGATCCCGCTCTTATTGGCTTTAAAAGTCCCCTTTGAGACCTATTATGCCGACAACCGCTGGATCAGCTATCTGCTGCAACCTGCGGTTGTCGCACTGGCCTTTCCATTGTATGAACAGTTACCACAAATACGCGCAAACTGGCGCATCATTATGCTTGCCTGCGGCGTCGGCAGCGTGATGTCGATGCTCAGTGCCAGCCTGATTGCGGTTTCTATGCACGCGGACATCACTTTAATTGCGGCCTTAATGGCCAAATCGGTCACAACCCCGATCGCGATGGAAGTGGCCAGCAATCTCGGTGGTGAACCGGCAGTTGCCGCGATCATGGTCCTGCTGGTCGGCTTGTTCGGAGCCATCATGGCTTATCCGATTTACAATCTGCTCAATATTTCCCATCCTATCGCCAAAGGCCTGACCATGGGGACGGTTTCGCATGCGCTCGGGACTGCGACCTGTGCAGAGAAAGATCCCCGTGATGCCGCATTCAGTTCTTTGGCACTGGTGGTCTGCGGTGTCATCACCTCAATTCTGGCACCGACCGTTTTTAGCCTGGCTCTCTGGCTATCCAGTCTCTGA
- the sbcB gene encoding exodeoxyribonuclease I → MKNEQQPHRPDHENQPTFFFFDYETWGTSPAKDRPSQFAGVRTDKDFNIIGEPLVIYCQLPSDYLPGPEAALITGITPQKAMAQGLPEPEFIARIHQELSTPNTTSLGYNSIRFDDEVTRYTCYRNFFDPYAWSWQNGNSRWDLLDVMRACHALRPQGIEWPENEDGFTSFKLEHLSKANGIEHENAHDAMADVIATIELAKKVKAAQPKLFDYFYSMRTKRKLNELIDIVNMTPLMHVSGMLGRECQYTSWVVPVAWHPTNQNAAIVVDLAKDPQPLLDLDADALHARMYTRHDELGPDELPVPVKLIHLNKCPILAPAKTLTAENAEQIGIDRQQCLANLALIRQHPEIREKLIGLFNIEREFDNSGDVDTQLYSGFFSPTDKASMDIIRSTNPEFLGELGITFSDPRIEPLLFRYRARHYPWTLNENEQRRWNAHCREYFETHLPDYMLNLENLVHEHESDSKKIAILKSVYQYVEKLAS, encoded by the coding sequence TTGAAAAACGAACAGCAACCACATCGCCCCGACCACGAGAATCAACCGACATTCTTCTTTTTCGACTACGAAACCTGGGGCACCAGTCCCGCGAAAGACAGACCAAGCCAGTTTGCTGGCGTACGTACCGACAAAGATTTCAATATCATTGGTGAACCACTGGTGATTTACTGTCAGTTACCCAGCGATTACCTGCCAGGTCCGGAAGCGGCGCTGATCACGGGCATCACGCCACAGAAAGCGATGGCACAAGGCCTGCCGGAGCCTGAATTTATCGCGCGTATCCATCAGGAACTGTCAACCCCAAACACGACCAGCCTGGGTTATAACAGCATTCGTTTCGATGATGAGGTGACTCGTTACACCTGCTACCGCAACTTCTTTGACCCTTATGCCTGGAGCTGGCAAAACGGCAATTCACGCTGGGATCTGCTGGATGTGATGCGTGCCTGTCATGCTCTGCGTCCTCAGGGCATTGAATGGCCGGAGAATGAAGACGGTTTCACCAGCTTTAAGCTTGAGCATTTATCCAAGGCCAACGGCATCGAACATGAGAATGCCCACGATGCAATGGCAGACGTAATCGCCACTATCGAGCTGGCTAAGAAAGTGAAAGCCGCCCAACCCAAACTGTTTGATTATTTCTACTCAATGCGCACCAAGCGCAAGCTTAATGAACTGATCGACATCGTTAATATGACGCCGCTGATGCATGTTTCCGGCATGCTGGGGCGTGAGTGCCAGTACACCAGTTGGGTGGTCCCCGTGGCCTGGCATCCGACCAACCAGAACGCCGCCATCGTGGTTGATTTGGCCAAAGATCCGCAGCCATTGCTCGACTTAGACGCCGATGCTCTGCACGCCCGTATGTATACGAGGCACGATGAACTGGGCCCGGATGAACTACCGGTACCGGTCAAATTGATCCACCTAAATAAATGTCCGATTCTGGCGCCGGCTAAAACCCTGACGGCAGAAAATGCCGAGCAGATCGGGATTGACCGTCAGCAGTGTCTGGCCAATCTGGCACTGATTCGTCAACATCCGGAAATCCGGGAAAAACTGATTGGTCTGTTTAATATTGAGCGCGAATTCGATAACAGTGGCGATGTGGATACCCAGCTTTACAGTGGTTTCTTCTCCCCCACCGACAAAGCGTCAATGGATATCATCCGCTCGACCAACCCTGAGTTTCTGGGAGAGCTGGGCATCACATTCAGTGACCCGAGAATTGAACCATTGCTGTTCCGTTATCGTGCCCGTCACTATCCATGGACGCTGAACGAAAACGAACAGCGTCGCTGGAACGCACATTGCCGGGAGTACTTTGAAACTCATCTGCCCGACTACATGCTGAACCTGGAAAACTTAGTTCACGAACATGAGAGTGACAGCAAAAAAATAGCAATATTAAAATCTGTCTATCAATATGTAGAAAAACTGGCCAGTTAA
- a CDS encoding NAD(P)-dependent alcohol dehydrogenase — MKTLGYAAHSADSALVPYHFERRELRSNDVAIEILYSGVCHSDLHTVNGDWGPQPYPLVPGHEIVGVVTSIGSDVTKYNVGDRVAVGCMVDSCMECDQCSHGEEQYCRNGMTPTYGAPDRQTGDITQGGYSKHIVVREEFVLSVPENMDMSKTAPILCAGITTFSPLRTWNVGEGSRVAVIGLGGLGHMAVKLAVAMGAEVTVISRTKKKEAEAVAIGAKKILASTDAEEMQASASSFDLIVDTAPVKHDLNIYTPLLDVDGTLVIVGQIGLMDEPLTVPLVMGRRRVAGSLIGGIKETQEVLDFCAKHDVYPECEMINIDQINTAFERLAQGDLAHRFVIDMASLSAE; from the coding sequence ATGAAAACTTTAGGATATGCGGCTCACTCCGCTGATTCAGCGCTAGTACCTTATCACTTTGAGCGTCGTGAGCTTCGCTCAAATGACGTTGCGATTGAAATCTTATACAGTGGTGTGTGTCACTCAGATCTGCACACTGTGAATGGCGACTGGGGTCCACAGCCTTACCCGCTGGTACCAGGTCACGAAATCGTAGGTGTGGTTACTTCTATTGGTTCTGACGTCACTAAGTATAACGTTGGTGATCGTGTTGCAGTTGGCTGTATGGTTGATAGCTGCATGGAATGTGACCAGTGTTCACATGGTGAAGAGCAGTACTGCCGTAACGGTATGACACCAACTTACGGTGCGCCGGATCGTCAAACTGGTGACATCACTCAAGGTGGCTACTCTAAGCACATCGTCGTACGTGAAGAGTTTGTTCTTTCAGTACCAGAAAACATGGATATGTCAAAAACTGCACCAATTCTGTGTGCAGGTATCACTACGTTTTCTCCACTGCGCACCTGGAATGTTGGTGAAGGCTCTCGCGTTGCGGTAATCGGTCTGGGCGGTCTGGGTCACATGGCAGTTAAACTGGCAGTGGCAATGGGCGCTGAAGTTACTGTAATCAGCCGTACCAAGAAGAAAGAAGCAGAAGCTGTTGCTATTGGTGCGAAGAAAATTCTGGCATCGACAGACGCTGAAGAGATGCAAGCCTCTGCATCGTCATTTGATCTGATTGTTGATACTGCGCCAGTGAAACATGACCTGAACATCTACACTCCGCTGCTGGATGTCGATGGTACTCTGGTTATCGTTGGCCAGATTGGTCTGATGGATGAGCCACTGACTGTACCTCTGGTTATGGGCCGTCGCCGCGTTGCAGGTTCATTAATCGGTGGTATCAAAGAAACTCAGGAAGTTCTGGATTTCTGTGCTAAGCACGACGTGTACCCAGAGTGTGAAATGATCAACATCGATCAAATCAACACTGCATTTGAACGTCTGGCACAAGGTGACCTTGCTCACCGTTTCGTTATCGATATGGCGTCTCTGAGCGCTGAATAA